A region of Sulfurimonas sp. DNA encodes the following proteins:
- a CDS encoding polymer-forming cytoskeletal protein, which translates to MNLSCNLYVDGEFEGVINSKKEVNIGKNGHIKGDVTTKRLVVQGYIEGSINAGRVEIKAAGRVNGTIESSELVIEAKGIFEGTSAVKGVSPVPTPEKLQISKVEETKVSLTK; encoded by the coding sequence ATGAACCTTTCTTGCAATTTATACGTAGATGGAGAATTTGAAGGTGTTATTAATTCAAAAAAAGAAGTGAATATAGGGAAAAATGGTCATATTAAAGGTGATGTAACTACAAAAAGACTTGTTGTTCAAGGCTATATAGAAGGTAGTATTAATGCTGGTAGAGTAGAAATTAAAGCAGCGGGACGCGTTAATGGAACTATCGAATCTTCAGAGCTTGTAATTGAGGCAAAAGGTATTTTTGAAGGGACTAGTGCTGTAAAAGGTGTGTCTCCTGTCCCAACTCCAGAAAAGCTACAAATAAGCAAAGTTGAAGAAACTAAAGTAAGCCTAACAAAATAA
- a CDS encoding transporter substrate-binding domain-containing protein, with the protein MNKLKLISLFFLILFFAEASATIKTLNLTINEKKFIKNHPNIILGTDKRWAPYVVVDEEGKISGYDMNVLTLINEISGANFSLVAGDWNKMKAKAKRQEIDGLSTGSAHEEREIYLNFSNIYIEMQKMLIVSSVNPNNIHTVDDLEDKIIAIHSSNLVDEKISRKFTNSIILRFEKLEDVISSVVTAKADVMFGNGTTLYGANKIGLPYLKREGSLDESLKLRFSVRKDWPEAISIINKSLKLIGEHKLLEIKNRWFFNNNNVFNKNLSEVEYDYLKNNTNLNICVDPNWMPIEAIVNNKYVGIGADIVKYFNKELKINIRVVKTKTWSESIKMMQKRKCDVLTLSSSINNKLKNLNFTSSYFQVPLVIVTRKNTQSIIDISFIKNKKIAIIKDYAINDIIKSKYDNLEIVEVDSMEEGLNMLRNNEIFAFGENALTMQYYFKDKVDEELKINTYFDEKLQLSFATNKEDKTLHIILNKSIKKITDEEKQSIINKWFLFEDEKEFDNSLFYKLMVVFCIIFVILVLRSNAINKSNIQLQKRVEEELQKSRDKDKILFHQNKLASMGEMLENIAHQWRQPLSQINSSVLLIDTVLNEKNNMNPEIEERLLEIESLTKYLSNTIDDFKDFFDEDKDKKTFSLKSMIEKSVYIVKGGFTKHEIEIEVDIHNSFMCYSYENELQQVLVVILNNAKDSLVNRNTYQALISVYVKIEGDFYIIEIYDNAGGIAKDIRDKIFEPYFTTKHKSQGRGLGLYMAKKIIHESLGGKLSFSNREFGACFEIKIKAGTE; encoded by the coding sequence ATGAATAAATTGAAGTTAATTTCACTTTTTTTTTTAATACTTTTTTTTGCAGAAGCATCAGCTACCATTAAAACTTTAAATCTCACAATAAACGAAAAAAAGTTTATAAAAAACCACCCAAATATAATACTAGGTACTGACAAAAGATGGGCACCTTATGTCGTAGTTGATGAAGAAGGAAAAATAAGTGGTTATGATATGAATGTGCTAACTCTTATTAATGAGATAAGTGGAGCTAACTTCTCTCTTGTTGCTGGAGATTGGAATAAGATGAAAGCAAAGGCGAAAAGACAAGAGATTGATGGCTTAAGTACTGGTAGTGCTCATGAAGAAAGAGAAATATATTTAAATTTTTCAAATATTTATATAGAGATGCAAAAAATGTTAATAGTCTCTTCTGTAAATCCTAATAATATTCATACAGTAGATGACCTTGAAGATAAAATAATAGCAATACACAGTAGTAATTTAGTAGATGAAAAAATAAGCCGTAAATTTACGAATTCTATTATTTTAAGATTTGAAAAATTAGAAGATGTAATTAGTAGTGTAGTAACTGCAAAAGCAGATGTAATGTTTGGTAATGGAACAACATTATATGGGGCAAATAAAATAGGTTTACCATACTTAAAAAGAGAAGGTAGTTTAGATGAAAGTTTAAAACTTAGATTTAGTGTTAGAAAAGATTGGCCAGAAGCAATCAGTATTATAAATAAATCTTTAAAGCTTATTGGTGAACATAAACTTTTAGAGATAAAGAATAGATGGTTTTTTAACAATAATAATGTATTTAACAAAAATTTATCGGAAGTTGAATATGACTATCTTAAAAATAATACAAATCTAAATATTTGTGTCGACCCAAACTGGATGCCAATAGAAGCAATAGTGAATAATAAATATGTAGGTATTGGTGCTGATATTGTAAAATATTTTAATAAAGAATTAAAGATAAATATAAGAGTTGTCAAGACAAAAACATGGAGTGAGTCTATAAAAATGATGCAAAAGAGAAAATGTGATGTTTTAACTTTGTCTTCATCAATCAATAATAAGTTAAAGAACTTGAATTTTACATCATCATATTTTCAAGTGCCTCTGGTTATTGTAACAAGAAAAAATACACAAAGTATCATAGATATAAGTTTTATAAAAAATAAAAAAATAGCAATTATTAAAGATTATGCAATAAATGATATCATTAAATCTAAGTATGATAATTTAGAAATAGTTGAAGTTGATAGCATGGAAGAAGGGCTAAATATGCTAAGGAATAATGAAATTTTTGCTTTTGGAGAAAACGCTTTAACTATGCAATATTATTTTAAAGATAAGGTAGATGAAGAGTTAAAGATAAACACCTATTTTGATGAAAAACTCCAACTAAGTTTTGCTACAAATAAAGAAGATAAAACTTTACATATTATTTTGAATAAATCGATAAAAAAAATTACAGATGAAGAAAAACAAAGTATTATAAATAAATGGTTTTTATTTGAAGATGAAAAAGAGTTTGACAATTCTCTTTTTTATAAGTTAATGGTGGTGTTTTGTATAATTTTTGTAATACTTGTGCTAAGAAGTAACGCTATAAATAAATCAAATATTCAACTCCAAAAAAGAGTAGAAGAAGAACTCCAAAAATCACGAGATAAAGATAAAATACTTTTTCATCAAAATAAACTTGCTTCAATGGGGGAGATGCTAGAAAATATTGCTCATCAGTGGAGGCAACCTCTTTCTCAGATAAATTCTTCTGTACTGTTGATAGACACTGTTTTAAATGAAAAAAATAATATGAATCCAGAAATAGAAGAAAGACTTTTGGAGATTGAATCATTAACTAAATATTTATCAAATACAATAGACGATTTTAAAGATTTTTTTGATGAAGACAAAGATAAAAAGACCTTTTCACTTAAAAGTATGATAGAAAAATCTGTTTATATTGTTAAAGGTGGATTTACAAAACATGAGATAGAAATAGAAGTGGATATTCATAATTCTTTCATGTGTTATAGTTATGAGAATGAACTTCAACAAGTTCTAGTTGTAATTTTAAACAATGCAAAAGATTCCCTTGTAAATAGAAATACTTATCAAGCCTTAATCTCTGTATATGTTAAGATTGAAGGAGATTTTTATATTATTGAAATTTATGATAATGCTGGAGGAATAGCTAAAGATATTAGAGATAAAATTTTTGAACCTTACTTTACAACAAAGCATAAATCACAAGGAAGAGGGCTGGGTCTTTATATGGCTAAAAAGATTATTCATGAGAGTTTAGGTGGAAAATTGAGTTTTAGTAATAGAGAATTTGGTGCATGTTTTGAAATCAAGATAAAGGCTGGAACTGAATAA
- a CDS encoding bifunctional folylpolyglutamate synthase/dihydrofolate synthase — MFLDDFLSAKPLYYEKIDYTRMPRIYDRVKSSLNTPKIIHLIGTNGKGTTGRFLATALHSMNFKTIHYASPHILKFNERIWIDGNDVDDKVLQEAHVKLQSILTISESKELSYFEYTTLLCLMICKECDYLVMEAGLGGEHDATVVFDKILTLVTPISYDHEAFLGTTLQEIATTKLNAIQNNAILALQKEKEVYKIANILAKEKNLNIQIYDELLSNNDKIKIKNIAKSLKLESCLVENLSHCISALNFLNLEYCESDFNNSKLFGRLTYIKSNIVVDVGHNSLAAKAIKDALKPNKFILVYNSYKDKDYKKILQILKPIIKSVQIIAINDKRIESYAQLKKTLKDLEIQYSLFKAITDNEKYLVFGSFSVVEAFMKRNKRVN; from the coding sequence ATGTTTTTAGATGATTTTTTATCGGCTAAGCCCCTTTACTATGAAAAGATTGACTACACTCGAATGCCTAGAATTTATGATAGAGTTAAATCTTCACTAAATACTCCAAAAATCATACATCTTATTGGCACTAATGGTAAAGGTACAACAGGGCGATTTTTAGCAACTGCTCTTCACTCTATGAACTTTAAAACTATCCATTACGCTTCTCCTCATATTTTAAAGTTTAATGAAAGAATTTGGATTGATGGAAATGATGTTGATGATAAAGTTCTTCAAGAAGCTCATGTTAAACTACAAAGTATTTTAACCATATCTGAGTCAAAAGAACTTTCATATTTTGAATATACAACATTGCTTTGTTTAATGATTTGTAAAGAGTGTGATTATCTTGTTATGGAAGCTGGACTTGGTGGAGAGCATGATGCAACAGTAGTTTTTGATAAAATTTTAACACTTGTTACACCTATTTCTTATGATCATGAAGCTTTTTTAGGCACAACTTTACAAGAGATAGCAACAACTAAATTAAATGCAATACAAAATAATGCTATTTTAGCCTTACAAAAAGAGAAAGAAGTATATAAAATTGCTAATATATTAGCAAAAGAGAAAAATTTAAATATACAAATATATGATGAACTGCTTAGCAATAATGATAAAATTAAAATAAAAAATATAGCAAAATCATTGAAATTAGAGAGTTGTTTAGTAGAAAATTTATCTCATTGCATCTCTGCTTTAAACTTTTTAAATTTAGAATATTGTGAAAGTGATTTTAATAATTCAAAGTTATTTGGACGTTTAACTTATATTAAAAGCAACATAGTTGTAGATGTAGGTCATAATTCTTTAGCCGCAAAAGCTATAAAAGATGCCTTAAAACCAAATAAATTTATTTTGGTGTATAATAGCTACAAAGATAAAGATTATAAAAAAATACTCCAAATCTTAAAGCCAATAATTAAAAGTGTGCAAATTATTGCTATAAATGATAAAAGAATAGAGTCATACGCACAACTTAAAAAAACTTTAAAAGATTTAGAGATACAATATTCTTTATTTAAAGCTATAACAGATAATGAAAAATACTTAGTATTTGGTTCATTTAGTGTTGTTGAAGCATTTATGAAAAGAAATAAGAGAGTGAATTAA
- a CDS encoding TIGR00282 family metallophosphoesterase codes for MRVVFIGDIVGRPGREMLREHLKKIREEYKVDFIIANYENASHGFGVTGKNANELISYGVDCMTGGNHSWDKKDVEALFNTHEILRPHNYPDEVGGTGCKVYDVAGEKLGVLNLMGHYSMPLVDNAFRKAKQSVKELKEQGIENIFVDFHAEATSEKRAMMMLLQGEVSGIIGTHTHVSTDDFQIANGTAYLSDIGLTGCRDNVIGMDSKVPLKQFLTGLRGHYDVPKKCKKILQLAVMDFSNGKCSNAFKLKYFCDGRVLKTDAWLEE; via the coding sequence ATGAGAGTTGTTTTTATAGGCGATATAGTAGGTCGTCCTGGTAGAGAGATGCTTCGAGAGCATCTAAAGAAAATAAGAGAAGAATATAAAGTTGATTTTATAATAGCAAATTATGAAAATGCATCTCATGGCTTTGGAGTTACTGGAAAAAATGCAAATGAACTTATATCTTATGGTGTTGACTGCATGACAGGAGGCAATCACTCTTGGGATAAAAAAGATGTTGAAGCACTTTTTAATACACATGAGATACTAAGACCACATAATTATCCTGATGAAGTCGGTGGAACTGGTTGTAAGGTTTATGATGTTGCTGGAGAAAAGCTTGGAGTATTAAACCTCATGGGACACTACTCAATGCCACTTGTTGATAATGCTTTTAGAAAGGCTAAGCAGAGTGTAAAAGAATTAAAAGAGCAGGGTATTGAAAATATATTTGTAGATTTCCATGCAGAAGCGACAAGTGAAAAACGAGCTATGATGATGTTACTGCAGGGTGAAGTTAGTGGAATTATTGGAACGCATACTCATGTAAGTACAGATGACTTTCAAATAGCTAACGGAACAGCTTATTTAAGTGATATTGGTTTAACTGGCTGTAGAGACAATGTTATTGGAATGGATTCAAAAGTTCCACTGAAGCAGTTTTTAACAGGATTGAGAGGACATTATGATGTTCCTAAAAAATGTAAAAAGATACTTCAACTAGCAGTAATGGATTTTAGTAATGGCAAATGTTCTAATGCTTTTAAATTAAAGTATTTTTGTGATGGACGAGTTCTAAAAACAGATGCTTGGCTTGAAGAATAA
- a CDS encoding peptidoglycan DD-metalloendopeptidase family protein has product MNDHFTITINDDNGVKQYNLHHIVKRAILYAVSFLGFIGLIAVGTILYLNYSVDEIEIKRKTTQNAYDRLKRKNDELDKNIKDTQLALIAKKRELNEVSDSLSEIEVLIGLAPVSDMSLQERVNLTKVNSQQMATLMQFIPNGSPIKYKGVTSKYGYRVHPTLKRKEFHRGLDMRAKMNTPVYATADGIVEWAGTHKRSGFGKLVILQHNYGFRAYFGHLNKIVIKSGKFVKKGDLIAYTGNSGMSSGPHLHYELRFIQRTVNPFYFVKWNVKNYKKIFDKEKKIPWQSLITATQHIKVPNPTQTLPSSQLALQLKGR; this is encoded by the coding sequence ATGAATGATCATTTTACTATTACAATTAATGATGACAATGGTGTAAAACAGTATAACTTGCATCATATAGTGAAGAGAGCAATTCTTTATGCAGTCTCTTTTTTAGGTTTTATAGGTCTGATAGCAGTTGGTACAATTCTTTATTTAAATTATTCAGTTGATGAGATAGAGATAAAACGCAAAACCACGCAAAATGCTTATGACAGACTAAAAAGAAAAAATGATGAGCTTGACAAAAATATTAAAGATACTCAGTTAGCTTTAATAGCAAAAAAGAGAGAGTTAAATGAAGTATCTGATTCATTGTCAGAAATTGAAGTTTTAATTGGACTAGCACCTGTTAGTGATATGTCACTTCAAGAAAGGGTTAATCTAACAAAAGTTAATTCTCAGCAAATGGCAACTCTTATGCAGTTTATTCCTAATGGTTCACCAATTAAGTATAAAGGTGTAACTAGTAAATATGGTTATAGAGTGCATCCAACCTTAAAGAGAAAAGAATTTCATCGTGGTTTAGATATGAGAGCGAAGATGAATACGCCTGTGTATGCAACCGCAGATGGTATAGTAGAGTGGGCAGGTACTCACAAAAGAAGTGGCTTTGGAAAATTAGTTATTTTACAACACAACTACGGTTTTCGAGCATATTTTGGTCATTTAAACAAAATTGTGATAAAATCAGGAAAATTTGTAAAAAAAGGTGATCTAATCGCTTATACAGGTAATTCAGGTATGAGTAGCGGCCCGCATTTACATTATGAATTGAGATTTATTCAACGCACAGTAAATCCCTTTTACTTTGTTAAATGGAATGTAAAAAACTATAAAAAAATATTTGATAAGGAAAAAAAAATACCATGGCAATCTTTAATAACGGCGACACAACACATCAAAGTACCAAACCCGACACAAACACTACCATCATCACAGCTGGCTCTACAATTAAAGGGGAGATGA
- a CDS encoding DEAD/DEAH box helicase, translated as MSQNILFEYFKENINDDIEVLICEDSSEARNLQSVASFFAKEVVVFPDFRPSYGDDLRVYTQEIYQLLSALKEYNASKKKPLVISPLKTLLFNLPHEPLLQKITIEFGSNINLNSFKEQMLFWGYNFVDMVQVEGEISFRGDIIDIFTPSSKMPLRISLFDNEIEQIKYFELETQRTLKDELDILEISPAFYSLSEEEFNQMNEKIKNSEFDSLVKDIASLGFWYLGDKASNFLQAKKVKLIRNLDTLLVDAYALNAPVVPRDSFNVDILQSSDNYKELVVTDVLTLLKVHKDKKITVIAANEALMKQVGLFSLSGIKEVYAPYILNIVTKDELIISLNKADKVRRRRKSSIMLDDLKAGDYVVHEDYGVGIFEKIEQTEILGGIKDFIVIKYVGDDKILLPVENLDFIDRYIASGGSTPMLDRLGKGSFGRLKEKVKKRLMEIAGQIVNTAAARELIKAPKISIAKSQLKDFQKLAGFEYTEDQRNSVDEIISQMSSGHIMDRLLSGDVGFGKTEVALNTIFAAFKSGFQSALIVPTTLLSAQHFRSLDERFADLGLCYAKLDRFVSTKDKNNIIKGLASGEIDVVVGTHSLFGLSFKNLGVVIIDEEHKFGVKQKEKIKEIYHNVHLLSMSATPIPRSLNQALSSIKTMSQLLTPPSERKGVRTFVKEYNEKLIKEVILRELRRGGQVFYVHNSIDHMPIKFGELKAILPDLRMVMLHSKISAIQTEKELLKFEEGEYDLMIATSIIESGIHMPNVNTMIVDGADRFGIADLHQLRGRVGRGHSEGFAYFVVQNKDNLTDEAKKRLLALESNSFLGSGSVLAYHDLEIRGGGNLVGDAQSGHIKNIGYSLYLRMLEDAIKLLSNTMENHKAKVDIKLSISAFISDEIVKEDRLRLDIYRRLSQCEASVEIYEIEEEIIDRFGELDNPTKQFFELMVIKLLSLDKKIKSIMNYGQNITISYINNSKESIKSNSKDDDDIIKAVLFYLRNNKPKVL; from the coding sequence ATGTCACAAAATATACTATTTGAATATTTTAAAGAAAATATAAATGATGATATAGAAGTTTTAATATGTGAAGATTCATCAGAAGCTCGAAATTTACAAAGCGTAGCTAGTTTTTTTGCTAAAGAAGTTGTTGTTTTTCCAGATTTTCGTCCTAGTTATGGGGATGACTTGCGTGTTTATACTCAAGAAATATATCAACTTTTATCTGCATTAAAAGAATACAACGCTTCTAAAAAGAAACCATTAGTTATTTCTCCATTAAAAACACTACTTTTTAACCTTCCTCATGAACCTTTATTGCAGAAAATAACAATAGAGTTTGGCTCAAATATTAATCTTAATTCATTTAAAGAGCAGATGCTTTTTTGGGGTTATAATTTTGTAGACATGGTTCAAGTTGAGGGAGAAATATCATTTCGTGGAGATATTATAGATATATTTACTCCATCTTCAAAAATGCCTCTTAGAATTTCTTTATTTGACAATGAAATAGAACAAATAAAATATTTTGAATTAGAAACACAAAGAACACTTAAAGACGAACTTGATATTTTAGAAATATCTCCTGCTTTTTACTCTTTAAGCGAAGAAGAATTTAATCAAATGAATGAAAAGATTAAAAATAGTGAATTTGATTCTTTAGTAAAAGATATTGCATCTTTGGGTTTCTGGTATTTAGGAGATAAAGCTTCAAATTTCTTACAAGCAAAAAAAGTAAAATTAATTAGAAACTTAGACACTTTACTTGTAGATGCTTATGCTTTAAATGCTCCCGTTGTACCAAGAGATAGTTTTAATGTTGATATCTTACAAAGTAGTGATAATTATAAAGAATTAGTTGTTACAGATGTACTTACTCTTTTAAAAGTTCATAAAGATAAAAAGATTACAGTAATAGCTGCTAATGAAGCTCTTATGAAACAAGTTGGGCTATTTAGTTTGAGTGGTATAAAAGAAGTATATGCACCATATATTTTAAATATTGTAACAAAAGATGAACTAATAATATCTTTAAATAAAGCAGATAAAGTTAGACGAAGAAGAAAAAGCTCCATAATGCTTGATGATTTAAAAGCAGGTGATTATGTTGTACATGAAGATTATGGAGTTGGAATATTTGAAAAAATAGAGCAAACAGAAATTTTGGGCGGTATTAAAGATTTTATAGTTATTAAGTATGTAGGTGATGATAAAATCCTTTTGCCAGTTGAAAATTTAGATTTTATAGACCGTTATATAGCATCTGGTGGTTCTACTCCGATGCTTGATAGACTTGGAAAAGGAAGTTTTGGCAGATTAAAAGAAAAAGTTAAAAAACGACTTATGGAGATTGCTGGACAAATTGTTAATACAGCAGCAGCAAGAGAACTAATAAAAGCACCAAAAATCAGCATTGCAAAATCACAGCTAAAAGATTTTCAAAAACTTGCAGGTTTTGAATATACTGAGGATCAGAGAAATTCAGTAGATGAAATAATATCTCAGATGTCAAGTGGACATATTATGGATAGACTTTTAAGTGGTGATGTTGGTTTTGGAAAAACAGAAGTAGCATTAAATACTATTTTTGCAGCTTTTAAATCAGGTTTTCAATCAGCTCTAATAGTTCCAACCACTCTCCTCTCGGCACAACATTTCCGTTCTTTAGATGAAAGATTTGCAGACTTAGGACTTTGTTATGCAAAACTTGATAGATTTGTAAGTACAAAAGATAAAAATAACATTATTAAAGGTTTAGCATCTGGTGAGATTGATGTTGTAGTTGGAACGCACTCACTTTTTGGTTTATCTTTTAAAAATTTAGGTGTTGTCATAATAGATGAAGAACATAAGTTTGGTGTTAAGCAAAAAGAGAAAATAAAAGAAATTTATCATAATGTTCATTTACTTTCAATGAGCGCAACACCAATTCCTCGTTCGTTAAATCAAGCTTTAAGTTCTATAAAAACGATGAGTCAGTTGTTAACTCCGCCGAGTGAGCGTAAAGGTGTTAGAACTTTTGTAAAAGAGTATAATGAAAAACTTATCAAAGAAGTTATATTAAGAGAGCTTCGCCGTGGTGGACAAGTTTTTTATGTTCATAATTCAATAGATCATATGCCAATAAAATTTGGTGAGTTAAAAGCTATACTTCCAGACTTACGCATGGTCATGCTTCATTCAAAAATATCAGCTATTCAGACTGAAAAAGAGCTTTTAAAATTTGAAGAAGGAGAGTATGACTTGATGATAGCTACTTCTATTATAGAGTCAGGTATCCATATGCCAAATGTTAATACAATGATAGTTGATGGTGCAGATAGGTTTGGGATAGCCGATTTACATCAGTTACGCGGGCGTGTTGGGCGTGGACATAGTGAAGGTTTTGCATACTTTGTAGTACAAAATAAAGATAACTTGACAGATGAGGCTAAAAAAAGACTATTGGCCTTAGAGTCTAACTCATTTTTGGGTAGTGGTTCAGTTTTGGCCTATCATGACTTAGAAATACGAGGTGGTGGAAATCTTGTCGGAGATGCACAGAGTGGACATATAAAGAATATAGGGTATTCACTATATCTCAGAATGCTTGAGGACGCCATAAAGCTTCTAAGTAATACTATGGAGAATCACAAAGCAAAAGTTGATATAAAACTGAGTATATCAGCATTTATATCAGATGAGATTGTTAAAGAGGATAGACTTCGTTTAGATATATATAGAAGACTTTCTCAGTGTGAAGCATCTGTTGAAATTTATGAAATAGAAGAAGAAATTATAGATAGATTTGGAGAGTTGGATAATCCAACAAAACAATTTTTTGAACTAATGGTTATAAAACTTTTAAGTTTAGATAAAAAAATAAAAAGTATTATGAATTATGGACAGAACATAACAATTTCATATATTAATAACTCCAAAGAGAGTATAAAGTCAAATTCTAAAGATGACGACGACATCATAAAAGCGGTGCTTTTTTATCTTAGAAATAATAAACCAAAGGTGTTGTAA